The DNA region CGAATCCAACACGaattcaacataaaattaaaaggttaggGTTGAGAAGTCTGACCCGTTTCATTAAATTGGTCAAgttaaaattaacttatataattttgttttcatgtcCGACACAACCCAAACCCAATGCACGACATAATGGtcgacaattttttatataacccGTAAACCTGATACgaatccaatacaaaattagaatgTTTTAAGTTGACGGGTTCGACtcctttaattaaataggtcaagtTAAAATTAACCTTACAaaatatagtcttatacccatgcATTTGCACAACTCGAATCCGGCATGCGAACACGAATTGCTACCCCTATGATCTACATCACataattatcaatttatcaCAACAAAGTGTTTAAATTGTCTCAATGTTGATCTTTGTCATGAAGAGCCAATCTGGAATGGTTTTCTACTTTGAGTAATGTAAATGTTAACCATGATAtttacaaaaccaaaaccataCCATGCAAATAAAACCCTATCCCTCCACCAGATACTAGCaatatttctctcttttaaaGTGATAGAAGAGTGACTGAAATATGAAAACACCATAAGATTAAAAGCATATACAACCAAACTTTCACCTAAACAAGCAAGCCCTTAAATGAATACCAAAATCTGAAAAGACATCCTTCCTTGACAAAGTTAAAACTGGATCATACTAGGTTGTGACTTTGTCATCCTCGTCTCGCCGTAGGGCTCGTCGTTATCGATCCGGCGATTATTTCTAAACGCCGCACAGGCAACAACATAAGCGATTACCAGGATGATCAAAACAACGATGTTAATCACAGAGACCTTCCTCCAACTCTTCTTGAGGCTGGCCAGGACACCGGCTTTGCAGGAGTCGCAGGAGTAGCAAAGCTGCTGTTGATCATTGTTCCACTTGGCGCAGTCAGTGTTGCTCGTCGCAGCTTGTCCGGACCATGTCGTCTCATTTATATAGGAATAGCCACACTCTGTGGGGGGCTTACAGCAACCAGACTATGCAAACACCAAACagcatttttgtcatttcaataATATCATGTGAAAAAGTACTTATGAAAATTGCTTTTGTTTAAATGAGAACAAGTTTAAAGAATGCTACCAAAAGCAACTTAAACATCAATCCATGCAATTACTTTGATGATAGAAATCCTCcattgaaaaagaagaatagaGGAAGGGGACTGAGTCGCCCCCATGGAATACGTCGAAGTTTCACCACcataaaaaaagaggaagaaccAGAGTCACGCCTCAAACAAAATCTGTTTAATTATTCATCGAATAAACTCACCGGATAAATCTAAAAACCTCgttaattaataaaactaaagacTCGATTAACTCTTGTCTCGTTCCGCATCAGGCCGTCAAAAGGGCTATGATGAGATTTAGACATGAACCAACAAAAGTGTCCCCTATGCTTTCATCAGTCATCACATAATAGAACAACTTTATATTTAGGGGGAGGGGGGGGTGAAATGATGTTCCAACTACCAAAATCTATCTCAGTATTTTATGGGCCCTAAacaagcaaccaaacaaaagagggAAAAGGATATTCCACCTAAAAAGTGAAACCATTTGTATAAAGCAGCACCGAGGCTAAGCCAACCCAACACTGCCAAACAGGACCTAAGAAAGAACATTCTGGGGTTGTAAAAAGAGagggaatattttttttctccgcCTTTTGGCTAAACATAAATAGAGAAAACGACAACCGCTGGGTAATATTTGCTTATGTTAAATATGTCGCTACAGCCAATAGCCAAAGAGTCCAACGACAACgttttttggcttttcttttatCACAGACCCTGTTATAAATGTTCTCTTGCAAACATCATTCTCAGATAAGAAGTACAGTTTCCAGTGGCTGAGATGAGACATATAATTATTGGGTTTAGATATTTCTCATTGAGGCAAACGCCAGCCTGTGGCCCAGCAATCCTATAGTACTATTGTCACTGTGCAAAATATCTATTAATATATGCAGCAAGGTTTTTTATATGATGTTTTAGGTTGTTTGGATAGcaggaaaagagaagagaaaaaaaaaatatatggtcaTCGAAAATCATGCAGTTGCAACAAGGTGCTGTGATGGTGGGATTCCATCGTTTTGAGAAATTATATGGGGTTTGGTGGGGGTCAAACCCCCACGTGCTTTGCTTTTCTAAGGGAGAGCTATAGCTTAAACCAGATCTACCTCTAATAAAGAGTCATCTCTTTCCTTCAACTTCACCCAATATGTTTTTGTTCAAATATTCGattcatccaaaaagaaaaagccctTTTCCTTCAACTTTAACCTTAAATAtctatcataaaaaataaataaaaataaaataaaaaccttaaaTATCTATATGCTCAGAAggcaaaattattttattttattttattttttaaaaggaacccttaaaaacctatataattcccTGTATGGACATGTGAGAAGAAAAAGCCCTTTTCCTTCAACTTTAACCTTAAATATctatcataaaaaaattaaaaataaaaataaaaaaaaccttaaatatCTATATTCTCAGaagggtaaattttttttttcttaaaaaaaaaaaaaaaataaaaaaaataaaaaaaacctatataatttcttgtgtggacatgtgaGAAGAAAAAGCCATTTTCCTTCAACTTTaacattaaatatttatatctaTTGCTATGagatgttattttattagatGGGTTTGTATATAATTtagtttataataaatttttatccaaaatggtccttaaattattttttataattcattattgatttaaatattaattttaattttataataatttactaaataacattaattgtcaccaaacaaaataataaaaaataaaacctcaaAAAATGTTACTCTTATAACTAAAATAAGataacagtaaaaattagcattttcttttacaaattaatttttaatttaacttaTCCTAATTgaaaatcaatggaatagctgttttactaaataaaattactaaaaatgaaaagaaaataatttgcATACCTCAATAGGGTTGAGCTTTCGATGATAAAACACGTCAGCAGATTCCGGCATACCGCCGACAGTCCTCCCCATCTTGCTGCAAGCCTTAGAGTCCCTTATACAAGAGCTGATCTTGGCCCAGTAGCTATCATCCGCTACGCGCTTCTCCAGCCAGCCGGAGTAGTCCTGCAGATAATAGTCCAAGTACCCCCGGTTCAGCCCCGACCGTCCAGACCCTTTGTCGGTGACCGCATAGGCAAAGATTATGAACCCTATGAGCGCGGCGATGACGAAGAACATGACGAATAGGTACACCCACAACAGAAAAGTGTTCCGGTAACACGCGCCGGCGAATCCTGCCAGGGACACGACCATGATGGCGACGCCGATGATAATCAACGGCCACTGCAGGAACTTGAGGCAGTCGGTGTTGTTTGCCCTGGTGCTCAGCCATATGCCGCCACCTAGGATTGGGATTGACATGAGGAAGGTCAAGAAGTTTAGTACTCCAATCAAGTGGTTGCTAGATCTCATCTTTTTTTACTCTCCGATCTGATTCTTCTTCTCTATTGGCTGGCTTAGTAGTTCTTACAAGTTACAGCGATGAAGTGTTTCAGAAGTACTAGGTGGTTGTTATATAGGCGGGGTTGCGTCGGGGGAAAAAGGAAACGAAAGTG from Corylus avellana chromosome ca10, CavTom2PMs-1.0 includes:
- the LOC132163909 gene encoding tetraspanin-3-like; protein product: MRSSNHLIGVLNFLTFLMSIPILGGGIWLSTRANNTDCLKFLQWPLIIIGVAIMVVSLAGFAGACYRNTFLLWVYLFVMFFVIAALIGFIIFAYAVTDKGSGRSGLNRGYLDYYLQDYSGWLEKRVADDSYWAKISSCIRDSKACSKMGRTVGGMPESADVFYHRKLNPIESGCCKPPTECGYSYINETTWSGQAATSNTDCAKWNNDQQQLCYSCDSCKAGVLASLKKSWRKVSVINIVVLIILVIAYVVACAAFRNNRRIDNDEPYGETRMTKSQPSMIQF